From a region of the Gymnogyps californianus isolate 813 chromosome 22, ASM1813914v2, whole genome shotgun sequence genome:
- the RCC1 gene encoding regulator of chromosome condensation has product MPGKRTAKKSPVPEEESPGRKKIKVCHPSHRTQPGLVLTLGQGDVGQLGLGEDVMERKKPALVPLPEMMVQVEAGGMHTVCLSQTGKIYSFGCNDEGALGRDTSAEGSETTPGLVELQEKVVQVSAGDSHTAALTEDGRVFVWGSFRDNNGVIGLLEPMKTSSVPVLLPLSAPVVKIVSGNDHLVMLTVDGDLFTCGCGEQGQLGRVPALFANRGGRKGLQRLLIPQCVPVRGKGNRGKMRFQDAFCGAYFTFAVTQEGHIYGFGLSNYHQLGTQGTEPCFSPQNLTCFKNSTKSWVGFSGGQHHTVCVDSEGKAYSLGRAEYGRLGLGAGAEEKSTPTVIPELPSISSVACGASVGYAVSSDGRAFAWGMGTNYQLGTGEEDDVWSPVEMTGKQLENRTVLAVSSGGQHTVLLVKDKEQS; this is encoded by the exons ATGCCAGGGAAACGCACTGCGAAGAAGAGCCCGGTGCCAGAAGAAGAGTCTCCTGGAAGGAAGAAGATTAAAG TCTGCCACCCGTCCCACCGGACGCAGCCCGGCCTGGTGCTGacgctggggcagggggatgtCGGTCAGCTGGGCCTGGGCGAGGACGtgatggagaggaagaagcCGGCCCTGGTGCCGCTGCCGGAGATGATGGTGCAGGTGGAAGCCGGAGGGATGCATACGGTGTGCCTCAGCCAGACGGGAAAA ATCTACAGCTTTGGCTGCAACGATGAAGGCGCCCTCGGGCGCGACACCTCGGCAGAAGGGTCGGAGACCACGCCGGGGCTGGTGGAGCTGCAGGAAAAGGTGGTGCAGGTCTCTGCAGGGGACAGTCACACAGCCGCACTGACGGAGGACGGCAGGGTTTTTGTCTGGGGTTCTTTCCGG GATAACAACGGGGTGATCGGCTTGCTGGAGCCCATGAAGACGAGCTCTGTTCCTGTGCTGCTCCCGCTCAGTGCACCCGTCGTTAAAATTGTCTCAG GGAATGACCACTTAGTGATGCTGACGGTGGATGGTGACCTCTTCACGTGCGGCTGCGGCGAGCAGGGCCAGCTGGGGAGAGTGCCGGCGCTGTTTGCCAAccgaggaggaaggaaagggctgC AGCGCCTGCTGATCCCCCAGTGCGTCCCTGTCAGAGGCAAAGGCAACAGAGGGAAAATGCGCTTCCAGGACGCCTTTTGCGGGGCTTACTTCACCTTCGCCGTCACGCAGGAGGGACACATCTATGGGTTCGGCCTCTCCAACTACCACCAGCTGG GGACCCAGGGCACCGAGCCCTGCTTCTCCCCGCAGAACCTGACGTGCTTCAAGAACTCCACCAAGTCCTGGGTCGGGTTCTCCGGCGGGCAGCACCACACGGTGTGCGTCGACTCGGAGG GTAAAGCCTACAGCCTGGGCAGGGCAGAGTACGGCCGGCTGGGCCTCGGAGCAGGGGCGGAGGAGAAGAGCACGCCCACGGTCATCCCGGAGCTCCCCAGCATCTCTTCTGTCGCATGCGGTGCATCGGTCGGCTACGCTGTCAGCAGTGACG GACGAGCGTTTGCCTGGGGCATGGGCACCAACTACCAGCTGGGCACGGGAGAGGAGGATGACGTCTGGAGCCCCGTGGAGATGACGGGCAAGCAGTTGGAAAACCGCACGGTCCTGGCCGTGTCCAGCGGTGGCCAACACACGGTGCTGCTGGTCAAGGACAAGGAGCAGAGTTGA
- the OPRD1 gene encoding delta-type opioid receptor — translation MYTKMKTATNIYIFNLALADALATSTLPFQSAKYLMETWPFGELLCKVVLSIDYYNMFTSIFTLTMMSVDRYVAVCHPVKALDFRTPAKAKVINVCIWVLSSLIGVPIMAMAVTKSKDGMVLCTLQFPDPPIYWDTVTKICVFIFAFMVPILVITICYGLMILRLKSVRLLSGSKEKDRNLRRITRMVLVVVAAFIICWTPIHIFVIVWTLVDIDKKNPYVVASLHFCIALGYTNSSLNPVLYAFLDENFKRCFREFCLPFRARVDQNSFSHARNATRERVSTCTPSEARNKPA, via the exons GTACACCAAGATGAAGACAGCCACCAACATCTACATCTTCAACCTGGCCCTGGCAGACGCGCTGGCCACCAGCACGTTGCCCTTCCAGAGCGCCAAGTACCTGATGGAGACCTGGCCCTTCggggagctgctctgcaaagTCGTGCTCTCCATTGACTACTACAACATGTTCACCAGTATCTTCACCCTCACCATGATGAGCGTGGACCGCTACGTCGCCGTCTGCCACCCGGTCAAGGCCCTGGACTTCCGCACGCCGGCCAAGGCCAAGGTCATCAATGTCTGCATCTGGGTGCTCTCCTCCCTCATCGGGGTGCCCATCATGGCCATGGCGGTCACCAAGTCAAAAG ACGGGATGGTGCTGTGCACGCTCCAGTTTCCCGATCCTCCCATCTACTGGGACACCGTGACCAAGATCTGTGTCTTCATCTTCGCCTTCATGGTCCCCATCTTGGTCATCACCATCTGCTACGGGCTGATGATCCTTCGCCTGAAGAGCGTCCGCCTCCTCTCGGGCTCCAAGGAGAAAGACCGCAACCTGCGGCGCATCACGCGcatggtgctggtggtggtggcagcCTTCATCATCTGCTGGACGCCCATCCACATCTTCGTCATCGTCTGGACGCTGGTGGACATAGATAAGAAGAACCCCTACGTGGTGGCCAGCCTGCATTTCTGCATCGCCCTGGGTTATACCAACAGCAGCCTCAACCCCGTCCTTTACGCTTTCCTGGATGAAAATTTCAAGAGGTGTTTCCGAGAGTTTTGCCTGCCTTTCCGAGCCCGCGTGGACCAGAACAGCTTCTCCCACGCCAGAAACGCCACGCGGGAGCGTGTGTCCACCTGCACCCCTTCCGAAGCCCGCAACAAGCCGGCATGA